Part of the Natronobacterium gregoryi SP2 genome, GGCCGGAGAGGGGCCGCCGAACGGGTTCGGCGCGCTCTATATCACTCCGCTTCGAGCGCTCAATCGCGACATGCGCGAACGTCTCGAGTGGTGGGGCGAGTATCTCGACCTCGCGGTCGACGTCCGCCACGGTGACACGACCGACTACCAGCGTAGCAAGCAGGCGACAGACCCGCCGGACGTGCTCGTGACGACGCCGGAGACGTTGCAGGCGATGTTGACTGGCGAGCGGTTGCGGGACGCTTTGCAAGACGTCTCCCACGTCGTGATCGACGAGGTCCACGAACTCGCGGCCTCGAAACGCGGCGCACAGCTTTCGATCGCCCTCGAGCGACTGCGTGATCTCGGGGGTTCGTTCCAGCGGATCGGACTGTCAGCGACCGTCGGCGACCCGGAAGAGGTCGGTAACTTTCTCACCGGCAGTCGTCCCTGTGAGATACGGGAGATCGACGTCGGAAGTAACGTCGACGTGACGGTTCGGGAACCCGAAATCACCGAAGAAGACGAGGAACTTGCGGGGAGACTGCTGACCGAATCCGACACTGCGAGTCACGTTCGGCTCATCCGTGACCTCGTCGCGGAACACGAGTCGACGTTGATCTTCGTCAATACGCGCCAGACCGCCGAAGCCCTCGGCTCGCGGTTCAAAGAACTCGACCTCCCGATCGGCGTCCACCACGGCTCGCTCTCGAAGGAAGCGCGGATCGATGTCGAGGACCGATTCAAAGCGGGAGAACTGGACGGCCTGCTCTGTACGTCCTCGATGGAACTGGGGATCGACGTCGGCAGCGTCGACCACGTGATCCAGTACCAGAGTCCGCGACAGGTCACGCGTCTCCTCCAGCGGATCGGCCGTGCGGGCCACCGCCAGGACGAAGTCTCGAACGGAACGATCGTGACGACCAGGCCCGACGACACGTTCGAGGCCGTCGCCATCGCGCGTCGCGCTCGCGCCGGCGAAGTCGAACCCGCGGCGATCCACGAGGGAAGTCTGGACGTCGTCGCCAACCAGATTCCAGGGATCGTCCAGAGCCGCGGGGACACCCGTCTCCGGGAGGCCTACGAGACCGTCTCGCGGGCGTACCCATTCCGTGATCTGTGCGAGGAGACGTTCCGCGAGGTCGTCTCGGAACTCGACCGAAACCGGATCGTCTGGTTCGACGAGAGCGAAGCCCAACTCGAGACGACCGGCGGCACCTGGCAGTACGTCTACTCGAATCTCTCGATGATTCCCGACGAGGAGACCTACGAGGTCCACGACATCGCCTCGAGTGGCCAGATCGGGACCCTCGACGAACGGTTCGTCGTCAACTTCGCCGAACCCGGTGAGATCTTCGTCCAGCGCGGCGAGATGTGGCGGATCAGCGAAATCGACGACGAGGAGGCCCGTGTGAAGGTTAGCCCGATCGAGAATCCTGGCGGCGAAGTGCCGTCCTGGATCGGTCAGGAGATACCGGTTCCCACGGCAGTCGCCCAGGAAGTCGGCGAGATCCGTGCCGTCGCACAGCCACAGCTACAGACGGGCGCGGACGCCACCGCCGTCGGCCGCGAGCTCGCGAGTCGGTACCCGGCAGACAAGTACACGCTCGCGGAGGCCTGCGAACAACTCGAGCGCCAGATCGAGAGCGAGTCGCCGATGCCGACGGCCGACCGGATCGTCCTCGAACGACAGGGACGAACGATCGTCGTCAACGCCCCCTACGGCCACACAGCAAACGAAACGCTCGGGCGCAGTCTCTCGGCACTGCTGGGACAACGGGCCGGATCGTCGGTCGGCCTCGAGACGGACCCCTACCGGATCGAACTCGAGGTGCCGACCTCGATCGCGACCAGCGACGTTCTGGCGGTGCTAGAGGAGACCGAGCCCAACCACGTCGAGACGATCGTCGAACTCGGACTCAAGAACTCCGACGCGCTGGCGTTTCGACTCGCACAGGTCTCGGCGAAGTTCGGCGCGCTCAAACGCTGGCAGGGCGGAAGTGCTGGCCGGCTCTCGAACGAACGGCTGCTGGCGGCACTCGAGGGGACACCGATGTACGAGGAAGCGATCCGCGAGGTGTTCCACGAGGACTTGGACATCGAACGGGCGAGTGCGGTGCTCGAGGGAATCCAGTCCGGCGAGATCGAACTTCTGACTCACCGCGGGCGGACGCCGGTCGGGCAGGGTGGCCGCGGCTCTGGCGGCAAGGAACTGCTCGCGCCCGAGAACGCCGATGCGAGCGTCATCGAGACGGTTCGGGAACGGATTCAGAACGACCGCGTCATTTTGCTGTGTACTCACTGTAACGACTGGAAGGTCACGACGAAGGTGAAACGAGTCCGCGACCAGCCCGAGTGTCCCGACTGTGGCTCGACCCGGATCGCGTCGCTGAACCCGTGGGCGGACGAAGTCGTCCAGGCGGTTCGAGCAGCAGAGAAAGACGACGAACAGGAAAAGATGACCGAACGCGCCTACCGGGCCGCGAGTCTCGTCCAGAGCCACGGCAAGCAGGCGGTGATCGCAATGGCGGCCCGCGGCGTCGGCCCGCACAATGCTGCCCAGATCATCAACAAACTCCGGGAAGACGAGTCGGAGTTCTACCGGGACATCCTCTCGAAGGAACGCGAGTACGCACGCACCCAGTCGTTCTGGGATTGAGACGGATTGTTGTACCGCTGCCCCGGTACGACTGCGCTCTGTCTTCCAGTTGCACCGCCTGTCGTTACCAGTTCTCGGTAACTCGCTTATTTTAGTGAACTACCCCCTACTCGCTCACCGGTGACGCGGTTCGCTCTTTGAAGGTAGCGTGAGAGCTCCCGTCTCACGGACCATGCGAACGGACGCTTCGCGCCCGTGAGCAGCGGGCCTTCCTGTTTCTCCGACGCGCTTTGCAGACACCGAGGTGTCCACAGGGAGCGCAGTCTCCACAGGCGTTCGAAAATCAGTCAGTGAGTTTTCTAGCCCATCAGAACCGACTAGCTCTGAGGACGTTGATTCGCAGGTGACATCGACCCGAAGCTGTTTTCGGTGACGATACGAGTCGGACAAATCCGATGCTGGCGGAGACGAGCGTCGAGACTCCTGCCTGCGCCGACGGCCGTCCGAAACCTGACATACACATTGCCATACGATTTATAGGAAACCAGACGAGTTGTCTTTCCAATGTCATCATATACCGTTCTTTTCGTCGACGATAGCGACTTTATGACCCAACACGTCAGTGAGACGTTAGAGTCGGAACACGGATATGAAGTCGAAGCAGTGACGACAGCATCCGGGGCACGTTCTGCGTTCGAATCGACAGGATTCGACTGCGTCATCGCCAGCTACGAGCTACTCGACGAGAACGGTATCGAACTCGCGGCCTCTCTGCAAGACATCGCGGACGACATCCCGTTCGTTCTCTTTACCGGAAACCCGCTCGAGCCGCTGGTCGAAGAAGCACGTGAGGCAGGCGTCACGGCCTTCGTCAGCAAAAGCGACCACGCGACCGGCGACATGAACGTCTTTGCAAACCGGATTCGACTCTCGATCGAAGCCGTGAACTGACCGACTTGGTCTCTTCTCCGTCCGTAACGACCATACGACTTGCTCCCGTCCGCTCGAGTATGAACATCGCGCCGGGGGGCTGGAAGTACGCTTTCGTTTTCCTGCTCGCTGCCCCCTTCGCTTTCCTGTTTAGCATCGGCGCGAGTCTCCTGTTGCTCGCGCTCGGTGCCGGAGCACTCGCGTTTTTCCGTGATCCCGAGCGGACGCCACCACCAACCGGCGTCGTCTCGCCGGCCGACGGAACCGTCTCGGTTCTCCGGGAAGACGGGGGCCACGTACGCCTTGGCGTCTTCATGAACGTCTGGCACGTCCACGTCGTCCGCGCACCTTTCGCCGGCGCCGTCACCGATCTAGAGCACGTCTCCGGCGCGAACAGGCCCGCCTTCTCGAAAGAGTCCGACCGGAACGAACGCGTCCACGTCGAACTCGAGACCAACTCGCCCGAGTTACCGTCGGTCGACCTCGAGTCGAATCCGATCGAGGACGGAAGCGACACGGCCGGTCCGAAAACCGACGGCGAGGCTTCCGACGCCACGGTTACCCTCATCGCCGGCGCGTTCGCCCGCCGAATTTTCCCCTACGTCGAACCAGGCGACGACCTCGAGCGAGGCGATCGGCTCGGCCACATCGCCTTCGGGAGTCGGGTCGATCTGGTCTTCCCGCCGTCGGTCGATCCCGACGACCTCGCGGTCGAACCCGGCGATTCGGTGACCGCCGGCGAGACGGTAGTTTTCGACTCGCATTCGGTCGGTGACTGATCGGACTCGAGCGAAGCGGTTCCGAGCGGTCAGCCAGGCCGATTCGGCGGCCGACCGGCCAAGTCGACTGGACCGTTCACGAGCGACAAGTCAGTATAAAAATATTTGTTCCAGGTGTCCGGGATACTCGTATGGGATCGTCCCCGACTGCGAATCCTCCACGACAAACCGGCAAACAGGCACCCCTCGGCGTCAAGATCATCTGCGTGCTCGGCGTTCTCGCGTCGATACTCACCTTGTTCGTCTCGCTTCAGATCATGACTTCCGGGGGGCAGTTCGCGGGCCTCGGACTGCTATTCCTGGCCCTGACAGGTGCCTACCTGGTCGTGATCTACGGCCTGTGGACCGTCCAACCGTGGGGCTGGACGTGGGGCATGATCGTGTTCGTTTTCGGCGCAGTCATGGATCTCTTCCAGGGGGAGGTCCTCAGTTTGCTCATCAGTCTCGTGATCATCGCGTACCTCTACAGTAAACGAGACTACTACCGGGACTAGCCCGAGCGGGAACAGAGACGGATCGACGCTCGAAAGGCGACCTAGTGGCGGGCCAAGCCTGAACTGATGGGTCGAATCTGGCGGCGTGGCTCGATTCGACCCGTCAGTCGACGGTTGGGACGGTACTAGTGCTTTGGCAAGCCTGAACGGATGAGTGAAACCGAATGCGGTCGTCTGGGTTCACTCATCGGTCGACGCTTGGCGGAGTACTAGAGGTCGACAGCCTCCCGTGCTTCCTCGAGATGCCGGCGCTCGATGACGACCTCGTCGGCCCGTTCGTTGGCCTCGTCCGGATCGTACTCCGCTGCGACCTCGCGGATCGCTTTCATCGAGGCGTCCCTGACCAGCGCTTCGAGGTCCGCGCCGGTGTAGCCCTCGAGTTCAGCGGCGAGTTCGCGGAGATTGATGTCTTCTCCCAGCGGCTTCCCGCGCGTGTGGACCTCGAGGATTTTCTCGCGAGCTTCGCGGTCGGGGTCGCCGACGAGGACGTGCGTGTCGAGCCGACCCGGTCGCAAGAGCGCGGGGTCGATCTGGTCCTTGCGGTTGGTCGCGGCCAACACGACGAGGTTCGGGTTCTCCCGCATTCCGTCTAGCTCCGTCAGCAGTTGCGACACGACGCGTTCGGTGACCTCGTGGCCCTCGCCACGGGCGGCCGTGATGGCGTCGATTTCGTCGAAGAAGACGATCGACGGCGCGGATTGGCGAGCCCGCTCGAACACCTCTCGAATGGCTTTCTCGCTCTCGCCGACGTAGCGATCGACGATTTCCGGGCCGTCCACCCTGACGAAGTTGACGTCGGTCTCGCCGGCAAGTGCGCGAGCGAGCAACGTCTTCCCGGTTCCCGGCGGGCCGTACAACAGGACGCCCGACGGGGGCTGGGTGTTTGTCTCCTCGAAGAGGCGATCGTAGGTCAGCGGCCACTCGACCGACTCCCGCAAGGTCGCTTTCGCGTTCTCGAGGCCGCCGACGTCCGAAAAGTCCGTCTCGGGGGATTCGGCGACGTACTCCCGCATCGCGGACGGTTCGACCGACGCCAGCGCCTCGTCGAAGTGACGCTTATCGACGGCCGGATCGCGGTTCCACTCCTCCCGATCTCCGGTATCGGTCGGCCGATCGCGGATCGCCGCCATCGCCGCCTCGCTCGCGACGGCATCTAAGTCGGCACCGACGAAGCCGTGAGTCCGCCGAGCGATCCCGTCGATATCGACGTCCTCGGACAACGGCATGCCGCGGGTGTGCACCTCGAGGATCTCTTTTCGTCCTTTCTCGTCGGGGACGCCGATCTGGATCTCGCGGTCGAAGCGACCGCCACGCCGGAGTGCCGGATCGATCGTGTCGACGCGGTTCGTCGCCCCGATGACGATCACTTCACCGCGGGCGTCGAGGCCGTCCATCAGCGTCAGGAGTTGACCGACGACCCGGTTCTCGGCGTCGCCCTCGTCGTCGCGCTGGCCGGCGATCGAGTCGATCTCGTCGAAGAAGATTATCGTCGGAGCGTTCTTCTCGGCGCGTTCGAACACCTCGCGGAGCCGTTCTTCGGATTCACCCTTGTACTTGGACATGATCTCCGGACCGGAAATCGTCTCGAAGTTGGCGTCGACCTCGTTGGCGACCGCACGGGCGATCAGCGTCTTGCCGGTGCCCGGCGGCCCGTACAGGAGGACGCCGGAAGGCGGTTCGACGCCCAGTCGCTGGAAGAGTTCGGGCTCCGACAGCGGCAGTTCGATCATCTCCCGGACGAGCTCGAGTTCCTCGTCCAAGCCGCCGATGTCCTCGTAGGTGACGCCTCCTTGCTCCAGTTCACCCTCGGTGTCCGACGGCCTCGAGGTGTCTGTGCCGTCTCGAGCGGTCTCCGGGCTTCCGGCTGATTCCGGCGTCGTAGCCGAGCCACCGTCGTCCCTGCCTCTGGTGACGATCCGAACGGTCGTCTCGGTCGAGATGCCGACATCGCCGCCGGGGTTGGTGTCGACGACCTTGAACGGGGCCTGGCTGACGCCCTCGATCCGTATCTGCTCGCCCGAACGAACTGGTCTGTTCCGGAGTTTCTCGGTCGCCTTGCGCTTTGCCACCCGGAGTTCGCTCTCGGAGAGCGACGGCGGTGCCAGGAGTGTCACCCGGTCGGCGTTCCTGATCGCCGACTTGTCCGTCGTCCGGACGGTGACGGTGTCGCCGACGTGAACACCGGCGTTGGCCCGGGTGTCGGCGTCAATCTGGACGACACTCTCCGAAACCGACGGATCGGCCGGCCACATCTTCGCGACCGTTCGCTCTTCACCGTCGACGACGACCGTGTCGCCACTCAGGACACCCAGCTGTCGTCGTGCGAGTTCGGGAATCCGTGCGACGCCGCGGCCGGCGTCGCGTTTCTCTGCGGCCTGGACCGTCAACGACACGCCGTCGCCCGAGTCCGCATCCGATCCACTCATGCCGAGTAGTTCCAGCCCACCAGCCTTGAGGGTTGTCCCGCGTATTCGGACGCGGAAAACGCTCCGTTCAGTCGACGAACTGGTCCAACGTCGTCTCGAGACCGTCCCCGTTCCGGACCTCACTCACCAGTGCTCCGTCGATGTCCAGACCGAGTACCTCCGCGGCGGCCTGGCCGACCCGGTCTCGCAGCCGCTCCGGCGAGTAGACGCCGAGTCGCCACTGGGAGTACTGGGCCGCCCGCAACGCCTCGACGAGCGGCGACTGTTGCTCGAGTCGCCGAATCTCGCCGCTGACCATCACGCGAGAGGTCGACTCGGTCATCGACGGCCGACCTGGAACGTCGAGAATGACGTCCTCGTCGTCGACGCCGGCGCGGTCGGCAATTTCGCGCTCGAACGACCGAATTTTCTCGTGATCGGCCTCGATGACGCCGCCGGGGACGGCGTCGATTTCGGCCCAGACGGCTCGCTTGAACAGGGTTCGCTCGTCGAGTCGTCGGGAGAGATCCGCCGTGGCCTCGCAGGACCGCAGGGCGACGAGTAGGTCCGCGTCGTCCATCCGCTGGAGGGTGACGGCGTCGACATCTGCCTCGGGCGCGTCGAGCAATCGCTCGGCTGCCCGGCGCAACATCGCCTTGCTGATGCGGGCGACGCTGTGGCTGTAGACGGCCGGGTT contains:
- a CDS encoding DEAD/DEAH box helicase, with the protein product MTDGDVAAFTHLGPTVRGALSERGFSRPTAPQRLAIPPLAAGQNTLVIAPTGSGKTETAMLPVLDDLVAGEGPPNGFGALYITPLRALNRDMRERLEWWGEYLDLAVDVRHGDTTDYQRSKQATDPPDVLVTTPETLQAMLTGERLRDALQDVSHVVIDEVHELAASKRGAQLSIALERLRDLGGSFQRIGLSATVGDPEEVGNFLTGSRPCEIREIDVGSNVDVTVREPEITEEDEELAGRLLTESDTASHVRLIRDLVAEHESTLIFVNTRQTAEALGSRFKELDLPIGVHHGSLSKEARIDVEDRFKAGELDGLLCTSSMELGIDVGSVDHVIQYQSPRQVTRLLQRIGRAGHRQDEVSNGTIVTTRPDDTFEAVAIARRARAGEVEPAAIHEGSLDVVANQIPGIVQSRGDTRLREAYETVSRAYPFRDLCEETFREVVSELDRNRIVWFDESEAQLETTGGTWQYVYSNLSMIPDEETYEVHDIASSGQIGTLDERFVVNFAEPGEIFVQRGEMWRISEIDDEEARVKVSPIENPGGEVPSWIGQEIPVPTAVAQEVGEIRAVAQPQLQTGADATAVGRELASRYPADKYTLAEACEQLERQIESESPMPTADRIVLERQGRTIVVNAPYGHTANETLGRSLSALLGQRAGSSVGLETDPYRIELEVPTSIATSDVLAVLEETEPNHVETIVELGLKNSDALAFRLAQVSAKFGALKRWQGGSAGRLSNERLLAALEGTPMYEEAIREVFHEDLDIERASAVLEGIQSGEIELLTHRGRTPVGQGGRGSGGKELLAPENADASVIETVRERIQNDRVILLCTHCNDWKVTTKVKRVRDQPECPDCGSTRIASLNPWADEVVQAVRAAEKDDEQEKMTERAYRAASLVQSHGKQAVIAMAARGVGPHNAAQIINKLREDESEFYRDILSKEREYARTQSFWD
- a CDS encoding response regulator, translating into MSSYTVLFVDDSDFMTQHVSETLESEHGYEVEAVTTASGARSAFESTGFDCVIASYELLDENGIELAASLQDIADDIPFVLFTGNPLEPLVEEAREAGVTAFVSKSDHATGDMNVFANRIRLSIEAVN
- a CDS encoding protein sorting system archaetidylserine decarboxylase, whose translation is MNIAPGGWKYAFVFLLAAPFAFLFSIGASLLLLALGAGALAFFRDPERTPPPTGVVSPADGTVSVLREDGGHVRLGVFMNVWHVHVVRAPFAGAVTDLEHVSGANRPAFSKESDRNERVHVELETNSPELPSVDLESNPIEDGSDTAGPKTDGEASDATVTLIAGAFARRIFPYVEPGDDLERGDRLGHIAFGSRVDLVFPPSVDPDDLAVEPGDSVTAGETVVFDSHSVGD
- a CDS encoding AAA family ATPase, with translation MSGSDADSGDGVSLTVQAAEKRDAGRGVARIPELARRQLGVLSGDTVVVDGEERTVAKMWPADPSVSESVVQIDADTRANAGVHVGDTVTVRTTDKSAIRNADRVTLLAPPSLSESELRVAKRKATEKLRNRPVRSGEQIRIEGVSQAPFKVVDTNPGGDVGISTETTVRIVTRGRDDGGSATTPESAGSPETARDGTDTSRPSDTEGELEQGGVTYEDIGGLDEELELVREMIELPLSEPELFQRLGVEPPSGVLLYGPPGTGKTLIARAVANEVDANFETISGPEIMSKYKGESEERLREVFERAEKNAPTIIFFDEIDSIAGQRDDEGDAENRVVGQLLTLMDGLDARGEVIVIGATNRVDTIDPALRRGGRFDREIQIGVPDEKGRKEILEVHTRGMPLSEDVDIDGIARRTHGFVGADLDAVASEAAMAAIRDRPTDTGDREEWNRDPAVDKRHFDEALASVEPSAMREYVAESPETDFSDVGGLENAKATLRESVEWPLTYDRLFEETNTQPPSGVLLYGPPGTGKTLLARALAGETDVNFVRVDGPEIVDRYVGESEKAIREVFERARQSAPSIVFFDEIDAITAARGEGHEVTERVVSQLLTELDGMRENPNLVVLAATNRKDQIDPALLRPGRLDTHVLVGDPDREAREKILEVHTRGKPLGEDINLRELAAELEGYTGADLEALVRDASMKAIREVAAEYDPDEANERADEVVIERRHLEEAREAVDL